One Deltaproteobacteria bacterium DNA window includes the following coding sequences:
- a CDS encoding DUF3313 domain-containing protein, which yields MSQSKYILVSGLCVVLGLAGCATTKQVSVKQVKESGFLGDYSRLTPGDTAKGQALLRYVNATAQWTQYKAVVIEPVTFWGTDATKLSPSAQQALTTYFRSALETQFGTKMKVVEAPGPGVMKIQVAITDAESATPVLRTVSLVVPQARALNTLQSVATGHWAFAGGCQIEARLSDASTGQTLGEMVDRRVGGSSMKAAAQWQWGDVQNAMDSWATEYAARVSAWTTGKAAPGNPPTAS from the coding sequence ATGTCGCAATCGAAATACATCTTGGTATCGGGGCTCTGTGTGGTGCTGGGGCTTGCGGGCTGCGCCACGACGAAGCAGGTCTCGGTGAAGCAGGTGAAGGAGTCGGGCTTCCTCGGCGACTACTCGAGGCTGACCCCCGGAGATACCGCCAAGGGTCAGGCGCTGCTCCGCTACGTGAATGCGACCGCCCAGTGGACCCAATACAAAGCGGTCGTCATCGAGCCGGTCACCTTCTGGGGCACCGACGCCACCAAGCTCTCGCCGTCGGCGCAGCAAGCGCTCACCACGTACTTCCGGAGCGCCCTGGAGACGCAATTCGGAACGAAGATGAAGGTGGTCGAGGCGCCCGGGCCGGGCGTCATGAAGATCCAGGTGGCGATCACCGACGCCGAGAGCGCGACGCCGGTGCTGCGTACGGTCTCGCTGGTCGTGCCCCAGGCGCGTGCTCTCAACACCTTGCAGTCGGTCGCGACGGGCCACTGGGCGTTTGCCGGCGGCTGTCAGATCGAGGCTCGGTTGAGTGACGCGAGCACCGGCCAGACGCTCGGTGAGATGGTGGACCGGCGCGTCGGCGGCAGTTCGATGAAAGCGGCCGCCCAATGGCAGTGGGGCGACGTCCAGAACGCCATGGACTCGTGGGCTACCGAGTACGCCGCGCGCGTGTCGGCGTGGACGACCGGCAAGGCCGCGCCCGGCAACCCGCCGACGGCGAGCTGA